The Pagrus major chromosome 17, Pma_NU_1.0 genome includes a region encoding these proteins:
- the LOC141012479 gene encoding uncharacterized protein: MAEEEVNYASVVFKANKSPAAEVKKEEDTVYDEVKVKDKPADQTDDTKDEKANNRHGNFRLLACCLGILCVLLLLAIIAVCVYITTVNPTSGQNQLTENLTHLEALNRNLTNINDKLNSTVHNLTVQFDNLNKSYTALESNNTDVIAENLKLEKQKQELETKNQQLETAMKNLTETLEDMKTESNKLNVSRAQWSIDQYCPIDGGVRKCKSCQTDWVQEESSCYVVHNAPSNQQLTWDEAQANCKGKISELAVINNAVEKEFIKESSWADDHWIAGYWIGLRVVDGKWVWLDGSDLTETSWIQQATPTKGHCAISVPNNIQNKYLESVNCGNRNAWICEKKSLSLTPP, encoded by the exons AtggcggaggaggaggtgaacTACGCTTCAGTCGTATTCAAAGCCAACAAAAGTCCCGCAGCTGAAG TTAAAAAAGAGGAGGACACTGTGTACGATGAAGTGAAGGTTAAAGACAAACCGGCCGACCAAACTGATGACACAAAAG ACGAGAAAGCAAACAACAGACATGGAAACTTTCGGCTTTTGGCTTGTTGTTTGGGGATTCTCTGTGTCCTTCTGCTGTTGGCCATCATAGCAGTCTGTGTCTACA TTACCACAGTAAATCCAACGAGTGGGCAGAACCAGTTAACAGAAAACCTAACACATCTCGAGGCACTCAATCGCAACCTGACAAACATCAACGACAAACTGAACTCAACTGTCCACAATCTGACAGTCCAGTTTGACAACCTGAATAAATCCTATACTGCCTTAGAGAGTAACAACACGGACGTGATTGCAGAAAACCTGAAACTGGAGAAACAAAAGCAGGAGCTGGAGACAAAGAATCAGCAGCTGGAGACAGCGATGAAAAACTTGACTGAGACGTTAGAAGACATGAAGACAGAGAGCAATAAGCTCAACGTCAGTCGAGCTCAGTGGAGCATTGATCAATACTGCCCCATAGACGGAGGTG taagaaaatgtaaatcttGTCAGACGGACTGGGTACAAGAAGAGTCCAGCTGCTACGTGGTTCATAACGCTCCAAGTAATCAACAGTTAACCTGGGATGAAGCTCAAGCAAACTGCAAAGGAAAGATTTCAGAATTGGCTGTTATAAATAATGCAGTGGAAAAA GAATTCATCAAGGAAAGCAGTTGGGCTGATGATCACTGGATCGCTGGATACTGGATTGGCCTGAGAGTTGTAGATGGGAAGTGGGTGTGGCTCGATGGAAGTGATCTGACTGAAAC CTCCTGGATACAACAGGCGACTCCTACTAAAGGTCACTGTGCCATTTCTGTCCCAAACAACATCCAAAACAAATATCTGGAATCAGTGAACTGCGGCAACAGGAACGCATGGATCTGCGAAAAGAAGTCTTTGTCTCTTACACCACCTTAG